A genomic window from Babylonia areolata isolate BAREFJ2019XMU chromosome 9, ASM4173473v1, whole genome shotgun sequence includes:
- the LOC143285528 gene encoding dolichol-phosphate mannosyltransferase subunit 1-like, whose product MAPNKYSVLLPTYEERENLPFIVWLIVKYFTESGIDFEIIIIDDGSPDGTLEVAEELQRIYGKDRIVLRPRGKKLGLGTAYVHGIKHATGNFIIIMDADMSHHPKFIPEFIKKQEEGNYDVVTGTRYSGNGGVFGWDLKRKCVSRVANFITQVLLRPGVSDLTGSFRLYRKEVLQRLIDSCVSKGYVFQMEMMVRARQFNFSIGEVPISFVDRVYGESKLGGQEVVDFLKGVLYLFATT is encoded by the exons ATGGCGCCGAACAAGTATTCCGTACTTTTGCCAACATATGAGGAGCGAGAAAACCTCCCATTCATCGTGTGGCTGATTGTGAAATATTTCACGGAAAG TGGGATTGACTTtgaaatcatcatcattgatgatgGCAGTCCTGACGGAACACTGGAAGTTGCTGAAGAGCTACAGCGCATTTATGGAAAAGACCGAata GTGCTGAGACCACGGGGCAAAAAGCTGGGACTGG GCACAGCGTATGTTCATGGCATCAAACACGCCACAGggaacttcatcatcatcatggacgcTGACATGTCACATCAT ccCAAGTTTATTCCTGAGTTTATAAA AAAGCAGGAAGAAGGAAACTACGATGTGGTGACCGGCACTCGTTACTCGGGAAACGGTGGTGTGTTTGGCTGGGACTTGAAACGCAAATGCGTCAG CCGAGTAGCTAATTTCATCACCCAGGTATTGCTGCGACCGGGCGTGTCCGACCTGACTGGAAGTTTCCGGCTGTACCGCAAAGAGGTTCTACAGCGGCTGATCGACTCGTGCGTGTCCAAGGGATACGTCTTTCAGATGGAGATGATGGTGCGAGCTCGCCAGTTCAACTTCTCTATAGGAGAG GTGCCCATCTCCTTCGTGGACCGTGTGTACGGGGAATCCAAGCTGGGAGGTCAGGAAGTGGTGGACTTCCTGAAAGGTGTGCTCTACCTGTTCGCCACAacgtga